The Bacillota bacterium genome has a window encoding:
- a CDS encoding aldehyde ferredoxin oxidoreductase family protein, translating into MYGGFAGKVLHVHLGTQDVRAVPLREERALLLGGRALGSRLLYEETVPQVDPLGEQNPLIFVTGPVNGTLVPLAAKCVLVTKSPATGAYCDCTVGGFLASAIKYAGYDAVVIKDKCPEPSVLVITDDRVEFMPARDLWGLGAWEAEKKIKERLGIRYQVAVIGPAGERLSPLANISHDLYRQAGRGGLGAVMGSKNLKAVAVSGTKPVHVAKPARFEDACGKLFQRLRDLRLGGDAWTDSLVRFGTTMFTDVLNEQGMLPTRNFSDGRFDSIDCISGQAMRERIFVRNRGCQACTVACGKFVRVESGPYAGAVVGPEYETIFALGSNCGVSSIEAIARANQLCDDLGLDTISTGVTIAFAMECYERGLVTKADLAGLDLRFGDAEAMLEAIRLMGLRQGVGYLLSQGVKRLAQAWDIPEAYAFAMHVKGLEMPGYEPRATAGMALAYAISDRGACHLRAWTPRLEVYGDLPPLATEGKAEAAAVLEQRKLVMDSLVICDMMGVVPEHAEAVSALTGMVVTPVVNARWPSLMEEFIVRIGNRTSHVAKKHTMTARAFNVREGFTRKDDTLPERVFCDPLESGPAAGHRLSQNGFEQMLSDFYRLRGWDEEGRPLRARAEELGLAELLADVVV; encoded by the coding sequence GTGTACGGCGGATTCGCCGGGAAAGTCTTGCATGTACACCTGGGTACTCAGGATGTACGGGCCGTTCCCTTGCGTGAAGAGCGTGCCCTCCTGTTGGGTGGTCGCGCTTTGGGAAGCCGCTTGCTTTACGAAGAAACTGTTCCCCAGGTCGATCCCCTTGGGGAGCAGAATCCGCTGATTTTCGTGACGGGTCCCGTCAACGGTACCCTGGTTCCGCTGGCCGCAAAATGCGTGCTCGTGACGAAATCTCCGGCTACAGGAGCTTACTGCGATTGCACGGTGGGGGGATTCCTAGCGTCTGCTATCAAGTACGCCGGTTACGATGCCGTAGTGATTAAGGATAAATGCCCTGAACCCTCTGTACTCGTGATCACCGATGATCGCGTGGAATTCATGCCCGCTCGTGACCTGTGGGGATTGGGGGCGTGGGAGGCAGAGAAGAAAATCAAGGAGCGTTTGGGCATCCGATACCAAGTGGCCGTTATCGGGCCAGCCGGAGAAAGGCTTTCGCCTCTCGCCAATATCAGCCATGACCTGTATCGGCAGGCCGGCCGAGGCGGACTCGGGGCAGTAATGGGCTCCAAGAACTTGAAAGCGGTGGCGGTCAGCGGCACCAAGCCCGTCCACGTGGCAAAGCCGGCTCGGTTCGAAGACGCCTGCGGGAAGCTATTCCAAAGGCTCAGGGATCTCCGGCTCGGGGGCGACGCGTGGACGGATTCGCTGGTCCGTTTCGGCACCACCATGTTTACCGACGTCCTAAACGAGCAGGGAATGCTGCCCACCCGCAATTTCTCGGATGGTCGTTTTGACAGCATTGATTGTATATCCGGTCAGGCCATGAGGGAGCGGATATTCGTCAGGAACCGTGGTTGCCAAGCGTGCACAGTGGCCTGCGGTAAGTTTGTCCGAGTCGAAAGCGGTCCGTACGCCGGGGCGGTGGTAGGGCCGGAATACGAGACTATCTTCGCTTTGGGGTCGAACTGTGGTGTATCCAGCATCGAGGCTATCGCCAGGGCTAACCAGTTGTGTGACGACCTCGGTCTGGACACCATCTCGACCGGTGTGACAATTGCCTTTGCCATGGAGTGCTACGAGCGCGGACTCGTGACCAAGGCTGACCTGGCAGGACTTGACCTGAGGTTCGGGGACGCGGAGGCCATGCTGGAAGCCATCCGCCTCATGGGCTTGCGCCAAGGCGTGGGTTATCTTCTGTCCCAGGGCGTGAAGCGACTTGCACAGGCGTGGGATATTCCCGAGGCGTACGCCTTCGCCATGCATGTGAAGGGTCTCGAAATGCCTGGCTACGAGCCTCGGGCAACAGCAGGTATGGCTCTGGCTTACGCGATCTCCGATCGAGGTGCCTGCCACCTCAGGGCGTGGACACCCAGACTGGAGGTTTACGGGGACTTGCCTCCACTCGCTACCGAGGGTAAGGCGGAGGCAGCCGCAGTTCTGGAACAACGCAAGCTCGTGATGGACTCCCTTGTCATTTGCGACATGATGGGCGTGGTCCCTGAGCACGCGGAGGCCGTTAGCGCGCTGACAGGCATGGTGGTGACGCCGGTGGTAAACGCGAGGTGGCCTTCGCTGATGGAAGAGTTCATCGTGAGAATAGGCAACCGCACCTCTCACGTGGCTAAGAAACACACCATGACCGCACGGGCATTTAACGTCCGCGAGGGCTTTACGCGCAAGGACGACACCTTGCCTGAGCGCGTCTTCTGCGATCCGCTGGAAAGTGGGCCAGCCGCCGGGCATAGGTTGTCGCAGAATGGATTCGAGCAGATGCTATCCGATTTCTACCGTCTCAGGGGTTGGGACGAAGAGGGACGACCGTTACGGGCACGGGCAGAGGAACTCGGATTGGCGGAACTGCTGGCAGATGTAGTGGTGTAG
- a CDS encoding MoaD family protein, producing the protein MEVRVKYFAVFRDASGRDGDILRLPDGTMVWDLLELLVGQYAEGFRAFLGDPAAGKLKAGVLVLVNGRNVTTHGGLSRRLQHGDIVLLLPAIKGGVGW; encoded by the coding sequence GTGGAAGTAAGGGTCAAGTACTTTGCGGTTTTCCGGGACGCTTCGGGCAGGGACGGGGATATTCTTCGCCTGCCGGACGGAACCATGGTTTGGGATCTACTGGAACTCCTGGTGGGGCAGTATGCTGAGGGGTTTCGTGCTTTCCTGGGCGACCCGGCAGCCGGGAAACTCAAGGCGGGCGTGTTGGTCTTGGTGAATGGGAGGAACGTGACGACGCATGGAGGGCTTAGTAGGCGGCTGCAGCACGGTGATATTGTGTTGCTGCTGCCTGCTATTAAGGGCGGAGTCGGGTGGTGA